GCGGAACTGCAGCGTCAGCAGAAAGCCGCGGAGACGCGCATCACGGTTAAGCAGCAGAAGGCCATCGGCGAGGTGAGCGGGGAAGTAGCGGGGGTCAAGTCGGACGTAGGCGGCGTCAAGACTGACGTGGCCACCACCCGCACCGAGCTGGAGGCGACCAAGGCCAAGCTGGAGCGCACCATCGGCGACCTGGGAATGCAGAGTGGGCTGATCGCGCGCACTCGCGAGGACCTGGAAGTCCTCCGGCGGCGCGGCGAGCGCAACTACTTCGAGTTCACGCTGCTCAAGGGCGCCAGCCCCACCCTCCTCTCCACCATCAGCCTGCAGCTGAAGAAGGCGGACCAGAAGAAGAGCAAGTTCACGTTCAACGTACTGGCCGACGACCGCACCATCGAGAAGAAGGACAAGACCATGATGGAGCCACTGCAGTTCTACACGGGGCGCGACCGCCGGCTCTTTGAGGTGGTGGTGTTCACGGTGGAGAAGAACAAGGTGACCGGCTATCTCAGCACTCCCAAGAGTGCGCCGGGTCCCTCGCAGTAGCTGGAGATTTGGGAAGACCCAGACGGCCACCTCGACGGTGGCCGCTTCTCACTGCTTGAGGATTAACGAAGGCTGGTCGTAGGCATCCACGGTGACGGTGAGCGACTGCCGCTGGTCGAAGGCCTGCTTGGTCACGGGGAAGCTGACAATCACCATCCCCTCCTGGTTCGTGCCTGCCGGGATCCGGGTCTCCGCCGGGAGCGCCGGGCCGCGGTGCGCGGCCAGCTCCGGGAAGGCCTGGAAGTAGCGGTCATGATCTACAGCGGAGGCCGCCTCGTCGGTCCACTCCCCCTGGCTGGTCTTGAGGCTGACCCGGGTGGCGCGCACCCAGAATGGTTTTTCTCCCTTGTTCTCCACCACCAGCCGGACCAGCACCATGACGCTGGCCTTGTCCGGCTGCTCCGCGGCCACCACTTCGCGGATGGCGCCCGACGAGACCGGCTTGGCCTTCCCCAACCAGTAGTATCCGCCGGCGATCAAAGCGACGGCGGCAGCAGCGATCAACAGCGGCACGATGGGAGGCAGGGTCCAGCGGGCGCCGTCCATCTCCTCGGTCATGGGGATGTGCCCGGCGTCGGGCGGCGGAGCCTGGGGCGCGTTCTCGGCCATATGGGGTCTCCCTATGCTAGCGCCGTTTCATGGCGGCGGCGAATCGTTGGAGCGAAAGCGTGTTCAGGACGTCCGCGGGCGTGAGCCAGGCCCGGCGCGCCTGCAGGATGCCGTAGCGCATGTTCTCCAGATGCGAGGTGTGATGTGAGTCGGTGTTGATGACCACTTTGACGCCCTGCGCCTTGGCCATGCGCAGGTGAACGTCGCGCAGGTCGAGGCGATCAGGGAAGGCGTTCAACTCCATCGCCACGCCGTGCTGCGCGGCCGCCTTCAGTACCGCCTGCAAGTCGAAGCCGTAGGCCTCGCGGCGCAGGAGCAGGCGTCCGGTGGGGTGTCCGAGGATGGAGGTGTTGGGATTGGAGACCACCCGCAGCAACCGGTCCGTCATCTGCGCCGGTTCCTGCTGGAAGTGCGAGTGGACGCTGGCCACCACGACGTCCATCTGCTCGAGCACGGAATCGGAAAGATCGAGCTCGCCCTCGGCCAGAATGTCCACCTCGATGCCGGCGAGAATCTTGATTCCGTCCGACTTCTCGTCAGCGGTGCGGATCTTGTGGATGTGCTCAACCGCGCGCTTGTCGTCCAGGCCATTGGCCATCGCCAGGTTCTTGGAGTGGTCGGTGATGGCGATGTACTGGTAGCCGCGGGCGCGCGCGGCTTCGGCCATCTCCTCGATGGTGTTGCGGCCGTCGGTGGTCGTGGTGTGCATGTGGACGTCGCCTCGGATGTCGCTCTCTGAGATGAGGGCGGGCAGCGTGTGCTCCTCGGCGGCCTCGATCTCACCCTGGCTCTCGCGCATCTCCGGCGGGATGTAGTCGAGGCCAAGCTTGCGGTAGATCTCTTCTTCGGTTGTGCCGGCGACGCGCTTCTCGTCTTTCACCCGGGCCAGCGCGTATTCGTTCAGCGTGTACCCCATCGTCAGAGCGCGCTGGCGCAAGGCGACGTTGTGCGATTTGGAGCCGGTGAAGTACATCAGCGCCGCGCCGAAAGATTCCGGCGAGAGGAGCCGGATGTCCACCTGCATGCCGCCGTGCAGCTTGAAGCTGACCTTGTTCTCGCCTTTTGCCAGGACCTCCGAGATGCCAGGGAAGGCCAGGATCTTCTTGATGAGCGCTTCGCGCTGCTTGGCGTTGGTGGAAGCCTTGCCCGTGACCAGCAGGTCGAGGTCGCCGACGGTCTCCCGCCCGCGGCGCAGCGAGCCGGCGGGCGTGATCTTCTCCACCCCCGCTACGCCGCTTAAATGCTCCGTCAGCTTCTGCGCCAGCTCGGCGGCCTGGTCCAGCCGGAAGCGCCCGGAGACCCGCCGGTAGTTCTCGATGGCCTTGAGCAGCTTCTGCTCCGTCTTTTCGCTCATGCGGGGCAGGTCGCGCAGCTTGCCCTCGCGCGCCAGCTTTTCGACCCCGGCAACGTCCGAGATCTGGAAGGCGTCCCAGATCAGAGCCAGCGTCTTGGGGCCCATGCCCTGGATCTTCATCAACTCCAGAATGCTGGGCTTGTACTTCTTGAGCAGATCTGAGTGCACCTGTAGCTTGCCCTTCTTGAATATCTCTTCCAGGTTTGCGGCCATGCCCTTGCCGATGCCGGGGATCTCGAGCAGGGCCTTGCGGTCGGTGACCAGCTCTGCCACGGGCTGCGGGAGACTCTCGATGGCCTCGGCGGCGCGGCGGTAGGAGCGGATGCGGAAGGAGTCCTCGCCCTGGATCTCCATGAGGTCGGCGGTCTCGTACAGGATCGTGGCGATGCTCTTATTGTCCACGGGCGAGGTGGGTCGTGCAGGCAAGTGGTAATTCTACCGCCGCCCGCGGCCTTTCACACGAGCGAACCAGAACAGCGCGGCTAGCGTCTTTCCATCGCGGATGGTTCCGCGCGTAGCCATGCGCACGGCGGTGGCAAGAGGGAAGAGTCGCGTAGAAATGAATTCGTCGGCCTCCGGTCGGGCGCGACCCGCCTTCAGTCCTCGCGCCAGATAGACGGTCATGGTCTCGTCCAGGAAGCCGGGGCTGGAGTAGAAGACGAGGGCGCGCTTCCAGCGGCGCGCGGTGTATCCGGTTTCTTCCAGAAGTTCGCGGCGCCCGGCAGCGAGCGCCGTTTCGCCGTCGTCGATGCGGCCGGCGGGCAGCTCCCACAGGAAGTCTTTGGCCGCATGGCGGTACTGGCGCTCCAGCAGGACGGAAGATCCGTGCGCGCCGTCGGCCACAGCCAGAACCACCACAGAACCTGGATGACGGACTACGTCGCGCCGCACGGTGATTCCGCCGGGCTCAATCACCGTCTCCGAGGTCACGCGGAAGAGCGGACCGCGAAACAGAACCTTGGAGCGAAGAACGCGCGCTTTCTTCTTGTTTGCCACCTCGAGATTCTATTGCGTAACGGGCGGCGGTGGCCAAGCGCTTTCTGTTATCCTGCGCGGCGTGGCGCGCAAGCCGGTCATCACGATTGTAGGAGCGGGAAATCTGGCCAACGCTTTGGCCCCGGCGCTGGTCGCCGCGGGATACCGTATCCGCCACATCCTCTCGCGCGACCGGGCGTCTTCCCGCAAGAAGGCGCGGACCCTGGCCCGCCGAGTCGGCGCCCGGTCTGCGGTGCTGGGCGCGGCGACTGGGTCCGACATTCTCTGGCTGTGCGTGAGCGACGACGCCATCCGGCCCTGCGCGCAAGCTCTCAGTCGAGAGGGAAGCTGGAAGGGGAAAATCGTGCTGCACTCGAGCGGAGCGCTCTCCAGCGACGAGCTGGCGCCGCTGAGGCGCCTCGGAGCGTCGGTGGGTTCGCTCCATCCCATGATGACCTTCGTCCCCGGCGTGCGGGTGCGCATGGCCGAGGTCCCCTTCGCGGTCGAGGGAGACCGGGAAGCGGTCCGCCTGGCCCGGCGCATCGTGCTCGACCTCAAAGCTAGGGTCTTCACCATCTCCAAACGCAACAAACCCCTCTACCACGCCTTCGGATCGTTCTCCTCGCCCATGGTGATCGCCACATTGGCGATGGGGGAGCGGGTCGCGGCGGCGGCCGGGGTGCCCGCGCACATGCGTCGCGACGTGATGCTGCCCATCGT
This DNA window, taken from Terriglobales bacterium, encodes the following:
- the polX gene encoding DNA polymerase/3'-5' exonuclease PolX, with protein sequence MPARPTSPVDNKSIATILYETADLMEIQGEDSFRIRSYRRAAEAIESLPQPVAELVTDRKALLEIPGIGKGMAANLEEIFKKGKLQVHSDLLKKYKPSILELMKIQGMGPKTLALIWDAFQISDVAGVEKLAREGKLRDLPRMSEKTEQKLLKAIENYRRVSGRFRLDQAAELAQKLTEHLSGVAGVEKITPAGSLRRGRETVGDLDLLVTGKASTNAKQREALIKKILAFPGISEVLAKGENKVSFKLHGGMQVDIRLLSPESFGAALMYFTGSKSHNVALRQRALTMGYTLNEYALARVKDEKRVAGTTEEEIYRKLGLDYIPPEMRESQGEIEAAEEHTLPALISESDIRGDVHMHTTTTDGRNTIEEMAEAARARGYQYIAITDHSKNLAMANGLDDKRAVEHIHKIRTADEKSDGIKILAGIEVDILAEGELDLSDSVLEQMDVVVASVHSHFQQEPAQMTDRLLRVVSNPNTSILGHPTGRLLLRREAYGFDLQAVLKAAAQHGVAMELNAFPDRLDLRDVHLRMAKAQGVKVVINTDSHHTSHLENMRYGILQARRAWLTPADVLNTLSLQRFAAAMKRR
- a CDS encoding NUDIX hydrolase, coding for MANKKKARVLRSKVLFRGPLFRVTSETVIEPGGITVRRDVVRHPGSVVVLAVADGAHGSSVLLERQYRHAAKDFLWELPAGRIDDGETALAAGRRELLEETGYTARRWKRALVFYSSPGFLDETMTVYLARGLKAGRARPEADEFISTRLFPLATAVRMATRGTIRDGKTLAALFWFARVKGRGRR
- a CDS encoding Rossmann-like and DUF2520 domain-containing protein, translating into MARKPVITIVGAGNLANALAPALVAAGYRIRHILSRDRASSRKKARTLARRVGARSAVLGAATGSDILWLCVSDDAIRPCAQALSREGSWKGKIVLHSSGALSSDELAPLRRLGASVGSLHPMMTFVPGVRVRMAEVPFAVEGDREAVRLARRIVLDLKARVFTISKRNKPLYHAFGSFSSPMVIATLAMGERVAAAAGVPAHMRRDVMLPIVKKTFSNYLEASAGKAFSGPLARGDVSTIRRHLKALKAVPGAREIYVALARSALRNLPARNRRAVAQVLKNG